The following proteins are encoded in a genomic region of Fervidobacterium pennivorans DSM 9078:
- the mutL gene encoding DNA mismatch repair endonuclease MutL — protein sequence MNDGRRIIKLPEEVVSKIAAGEVVVNPASVVKELVENSIDAGASNIEVQIKDGGKSYIKVSDNGSGMSKEDLLLAVQRYTTSKISSIEDIYNITSYGFRGEALASIGEVSRLVITTSNGNESNKLEMVGGKVVRVSETLRERGTTVEVFDLFFNIPARRKFLSSEKIERRMVTEVIERFLLTKPEIKFLFKVDNEIIYNAPSSNLLERFKLIFPEVKSFEIIEDCKDGIIRVSGIISSPQFFRKNRSGQLFFVNGRFVLDNLLHIALERGYGEALIEGTHPFAVIFIEVSPREVDVNIHPQKLQVKFSEPRMVYDAIARCVRDTLRKFEGFQMLVEKIENHVPKPFAPTSDNQDESKIFHINNETVFRDVERIVERSETHRVREPGYSFEGVTGYEEKYRNVQNYEKPFDFTTSKQPSVLFPHVVSPTNLEKVGEFTIIKNRYILFEDSDGIVIVDFHAAHERIIYEQLKERQFQVVNLLIPVEFSIGKSLASVLESLENELKELGFSLETEKSENSVKVVLKSIPSLLKITQAQETLIEMLEEYRIPFNKPRSILHVLASKACKTAVKTGDKLSVDEAKMLLDEIKRRNLLTCPHGRPIMMKITFDQLDSYFERR from the coding sequence ATGAACGATGGGCGAAGGATAATCAAATTACCAGAAGAAGTTGTCTCAAAAATCGCTGCTGGTGAAGTGGTTGTAAACCCTGCATCAGTTGTTAAGGAACTTGTGGAAAACTCCATAGATGCGGGTGCTAGCAATATTGAAGTGCAGATAAAAGATGGTGGGAAAAGCTATATTAAGGTCTCCGACAACGGGTCCGGTATGTCAAAAGAAGACCTTCTGCTTGCTGTTCAAAGGTATACAACAAGTAAAATCTCCTCTATAGAAGATATTTACAATATCACAAGCTATGGTTTCAGAGGAGAAGCACTTGCTTCTATTGGAGAAGTATCGCGCTTGGTGATAACTACATCCAACGGTAATGAATCCAACAAGCTTGAGATGGTTGGAGGAAAGGTTGTAAGGGTCAGTGAAACCCTCAGAGAAAGAGGGACCACCGTTGAAGTGTTCGATTTATTCTTCAACATTCCTGCCAGAAGGAAGTTCCTTTCATCGGAAAAAATCGAAAGAAGAATGGTGACTGAAGTAATTGAAAGGTTTTTGCTCACAAAACCTGAAATAAAATTCCTATTCAAAGTCGACAACGAAATTATCTACAACGCACCTTCATCAAACTTATTAGAAAGATTCAAATTGATTTTCCCCGAAGTGAAATCTTTTGAGATAATCGAGGATTGCAAAGATGGAATAATCAGAGTCTCTGGCATAATCTCTTCACCTCAGTTTTTTAGAAAAAATCGTTCTGGTCAATTATTTTTTGTAAATGGGCGTTTCGTTTTAGATAACCTTCTCCATATCGCTCTTGAACGTGGGTATGGGGAAGCTCTTATCGAAGGCACTCATCCATTCGCTGTAATTTTCATCGAAGTTTCCCCAAGAGAAGTAGATGTGAATATCCACCCACAAAAGTTGCAGGTTAAATTCTCCGAACCTCGCATGGTCTACGATGCTATAGCCAGATGTGTAAGAGATACACTGAGAAAATTCGAAGGATTTCAAATGCTCGTTGAAAAAATTGAGAATCATGTACCAAAACCGTTTGCTCCAACAAGTGATAACCAAGATGAATCCAAAATATTCCATATCAACAACGAAACCGTTTTTAGGGATGTTGAAAGAATTGTTGAGCGGTCAGAAACTCACAGAGTTAGAGAACCAGGCTATTCATTCGAAGGTGTTACCGGATACGAAGAAAAATATCGAAATGTCCAAAATTATGAAAAACCTTTTGATTTCACAACTTCAAAACAACCATCTGTTCTCTTTCCGCACGTTGTGAGCCCCACAAATTTAGAAAAAGTAGGCGAGTTTACAATAATAAAAAATAGATACATCCTTTTCGAAGATAGTGACGGAATCGTCATTGTCGACTTCCACGCCGCCCACGAAAGAATTATCTACGAACAACTAAAGGAACGCCAATTCCAAGTAGTAAATCTTTTGATACCTGTGGAGTTCTCTATTGGAAAGAGCTTGGCAAGTGTTTTGGAAAGTTTAGAAAATGAATTAAAAGAACTCGGGTTCAGTTTAGAAACGGAGAAATCTGAGAACAGCGTAAAGGTTGTGCTGAAATCAATCCCTTCGCTTTTAAAAATAACGCAGGCTCAGGAAACGTTAATTGAGATGCTCGAAGAATACCGCATTCCTTTCAACAAACCAAGGAGCATCTTACACGTTCTTGCATCAAAAGCATGCAAAACAGCTGTAAAAACCGGTGATAAACTCAGCGTAGATGAAGCAAAAATGTTGCTGGATGAGATAAAACGTAGAAATCTCCTCACTTGCCCTCACGGAAGACCAATAATGATGAAAATCACGTTTGACCAATTGGATAGCTATTTTGAAAGAAGATAA
- the flgB gene encoding flagellar basal body rod protein FlgB, whose product MFNSNFETLKVAMDVQMKRQELHAQNIANAETPGYKRKYVAFEEYLQESKMKLKLTTTNQRHLPTSPKIVTAKEVTMKNTSLTNDQNNVDIDMEVTEMVKDALRYQVLSRLMSANIDRYNTVIRNTR is encoded by the coding sequence ATATTCAATTCAAATTTTGAAACTCTTAAGGTAGCGATGGATGTTCAGATGAAGAGACAAGAACTTCACGCTCAAAATATTGCTAATGCCGAAACTCCTGGATATAAACGAAAATATGTAGCATTCGAAGAGTATTTGCAAGAATCTAAAATGAAATTGAAACTGACAACAACAAACCAAAGACATCTTCCAACATCGCCAAAGATTGTAACTGCCAAGGAAGTTACAATGAAAAATACCTCCTTAACCAATGACCAGAACAACGTTGACATAGACATGGAAGTCACAGAAATGGTTAAAGATGCACTTAGATACCAGGTTCTCTCAAGATTGATGAGTGCAAATATAGATAGATACAACACGGTGATTAGGAATACTAGGTAA
- the flgC gene encoding flagellar basal body rod protein FlgC — MQSEFNIMNISSTGLSAQRFRIELISTNIANSETTRTEKGEPYRRKVPIFQELVRNIQGRRENSGVIVKSVYEDPSEFRIVYDPTHPDADENGYVRLPNVNIIREMVDMINAQRAYEANATAINTTKAMITSALQIGR; from the coding sequence ATGCAAAGTGAATTCAATATAATGAACATTTCATCAACAGGGTTGTCAGCTCAAAGGTTTAGAATAGAGCTTATTTCTACAAACATAGCAAACTCGGAGACGACAAGAACAGAAAAAGGAGAACCATACAGAAGAAAAGTACCCATCTTCCAAGAACTTGTAAGAAACATCCAGGGAAGGCGAGAAAATTCAGGTGTAATTGTGAAAAGTGTTTACGAAGACCCTTCGGAATTCAGAATCGTTTATGACCCAACGCATCCGGATGCAGATGAAAATGGGTACGTTAGATTACCAAATGTGAATATAATTCGTGAAATGGTGGACATGATAAACGCACAGAGAGCTTATGAAGCAAACGCCACAGCTATAAACACAACGAAGGCAATGATAACTTCCGCCCTGCAGATAGGGAGGTGA
- the fliE gene encoding flagellar hook-basal body complex protein FliE, translating to MVDKIGGINHLKQNISIPSVKKQNESDFSKVLSDALKSVNEQQKNVEKMADDFAMGKVSNIHELIVEAEKASISLRLTVEVRNKIVEAYREIMRMQF from the coding sequence GTGGTAGATAAAATCGGAGGGATTAACCATCTAAAACAGAATATTTCGATTCCAAGTGTTAAAAAGCAAAACGAAAGTGATTTTAGCAAAGTGCTTTCAGATGCGTTAAAGAGTGTGAATGAACAACAAAAGAATGTCGAGAAAATGGCTGATGATTTTGCCATGGGAAAGGTGAGCAACATACACGAACTCATTGTTGAAGCAGAAAAGGCATCTATATCGCTAAGGTTAACTGTTGAAGTGAGAAACAAGATAGTGGAAGCCTATAGGGAAATTATGAGGATGCAGTTCTAA
- the rpsO gene encoding 30S ribosomal protein S15 → MEKQDIIKEFQIHDTDTGSTAVQIALLTARIRHLTEHLKKHPKDYHSRRGLMKMVGRRRKMLKYLMKKDPELYKQLLEKLSLRK, encoded by the coding sequence ATGGAAAAGCAGGACATCATTAAAGAATTCCAGATTCACGACACAGACACGGGAAGCACGGCAGTCCAGATTGCTCTTCTAACCGCACGAATAAGACATTTGACAGAACACCTTAAGAAACATCCAAAAGACTACCACTCCAGACGCGGACTCATGAAAATGGTTGGGCGCAGAAGAAAGATGCTCAAGTACCTGATGAAGAAAGACCCAGAACTTTACAAACAACTCCTTGAAAAGTTGTCATTGAGAAAGTAA
- the queA gene encoding tRNA preQ1(34) S-adenosylmethionine ribosyltransferase-isomerase QueA, with the protein MKPVDLYKLEAYDYDLPEELIAQEPVEPRDHSRLMVVNRKTQEIEHRIFKDIVEYLNAGDLLVFNTSKVIPARIIGKKTTGAKVELLLLEKIEPGVWKCLVKPGKAVKEGTEIIFNVYSNENVVTAKCVGRAEEGTRLVEFSTQNDQEIFAIGKVPLPHYIKNDNIDFERYQTVYAKYEGSVAAPTAGLHFTEQLLEKIREKGILTAEVVLHVGIGTFRPVKVEDIRKHKMHEEYYVVPEETVRIIEQVKNKGGKVFAVGTTSVRTLETIARLPKAPSYSGKTNIFIYTPFEFKLVDALITNFHLPKSSLIMLVSAFAGYELTMKAYKIAVEERYRFFSFGDAMLIL; encoded by the coding sequence ATGAAACCAGTTGACTTGTATAAACTAGAAGCATACGATTACGACCTTCCCGAAGAGTTAATTGCTCAGGAACCTGTAGAGCCACGGGATCATTCAAGGCTCATGGTAGTGAACAGAAAAACGCAGGAGATTGAGCACAGAATTTTCAAAGACATTGTGGAATATTTAAATGCGGGTGACCTTCTGGTATTTAACACTTCGAAAGTAATTCCAGCAAGGATAATAGGTAAAAAAACTACAGGTGCTAAAGTTGAACTACTGTTGCTTGAGAAAATTGAACCAGGTGTATGGAAATGCCTTGTAAAACCTGGTAAGGCGGTAAAGGAAGGTACAGAAATTATTTTTAATGTTTACAGCAACGAAAATGTTGTGACAGCCAAGTGTGTAGGAAGGGCTGAAGAAGGTACACGACTTGTTGAATTTTCAACACAAAATGATCAAGAAATCTTTGCGATAGGGAAAGTTCCATTACCACATTATATAAAAAACGATAATATAGATTTCGAAAGATATCAAACCGTGTATGCAAAATACGAGGGTAGTGTTGCTGCTCCGACTGCTGGGTTGCACTTCACAGAACAACTATTAGAGAAGATTAGAGAGAAAGGAATTCTTACTGCCGAGGTTGTTCTCCACGTTGGCATTGGGACGTTCAGACCAGTCAAAGTAGAAGATATCCGTAAACACAAAATGCATGAAGAGTATTACGTTGTTCCTGAAGAAACAGTTCGTATAATCGAGCAAGTAAAAAACAAAGGTGGCAAAGTTTTTGCGGTTGGAACCACTAGTGTGCGAACATTGGAGACCATCGCTCGGCTACCCAAAGCGCCATCTTATTCTGGAAAAACAAATATATTTATCTACACACCTTTCGAGTTCAAACTTGTTGATGCGTTAATTACCAATTTTCATCTTCCAAAATCATCTTTGATAATGCTTGTTAGTGCATTTGCAGGCTACGAGCTGACAATGAAAGCTTACAAAATTGCTGTTGAGGAAAGGTATAGATTCTTCTCTTTTGGCGATGCTATGCTTATACTTTAA
- the ruvC gene encoding crossover junction endodeoxyribonuclease RuvC, which translates to MRILGIDPGYGIVGYGVVEKIGNKIIHVAHGAITTGKEEHFEDRLDYIYSEISNIISTYNPSIVAVESLYFYKNAKTAIYVGEARGVILLAIKHSGIPFVEFTPHQVKQTVTGYGRAEKSQIQKVMKMLLKLDKVPKPDDAADALAVAWCAAVTSAGPGQLGLLNQFNR; encoded by the coding sequence ATGCGGATACTTGGAATAGACCCAGGATACGGTATTGTAGGTTACGGGGTTGTGGAGAAGATTGGCAACAAGATAATCCACGTAGCCCATGGTGCAATCACAACTGGTAAAGAAGAGCACTTTGAAGATAGATTGGATTACATTTATTCTGAGATTTCAAACATAATATCAACTTACAACCCTTCGATCGTGGCTGTTGAAAGTTTGTATTTTTACAAAAATGCGAAGACCGCTATTTACGTTGGTGAAGCACGTGGGGTTATCCTTCTTGCGATAAAACATTCCGGAATTCCTTTTGTTGAGTTCACCCCTCATCAGGTGAAACAAACAGTAACAGGATATGGTCGAGCTGAAAAGTCTCAAATCCAAAAAGTTATGAAAATGCTCTTAAAGCTTGACAAGGTCCCTAAACCGGACGATGCGGCTGATGCGCTTGCTGTAGCCTGGTGCGCTGCCGTAACCTCTGCTGGTCCCGGTCAGTTAGGTTTATTGAACCAATTTAATCGGTAG